In a single window of the Bradyrhizobium sp. ORS 285 genome:
- a CDS encoding globin-coupled sensor protein: protein MTDPQTLQSRLDFIGIDNATREHLRELRPLIGKVLPGLLDQFYAHVGKVPSLAKMFSSQAAMRHAHKAQLDHWMSLASAKFDADYVKSVTRIGQAHNRMGLEPRWYIAGYSLIVTGLQKAIETELSDGWFAGQAAREKKAALQAAITKAAMIDMDLAISVYLDAAKTEQHTAMQRMADEFESTVGQIINKVHADARTLEVSANTLSKTAEQTQQLSTSAAAASGQVSATVQSVASAAGEMTSSVHEIGRRVTESTSIAKEAVRQIEQTDVGISELSRTAERIGDVLKLITSIAAQTNLLALNATIEAARAGDAGRGFAVVASEVKALASQTAKATEEIGQQIEGIQNATQSSVASIKQIGGTIQQISEIAAGIAAAVEQQGAATGQISRNVQEVAGGTARVAGNIGDVSKGADATGSASSQVLTSAHSLSRESDRLKDELEKFLRKVRAA from the coding sequence ATGACCGACCCACAGACCCTGCAGTCTCGTCTCGACTTCATCGGCATCGACAATGCGACCCGCGAACATCTGCGCGAGCTGCGGCCGCTGATCGGCAAGGTGCTGCCCGGCCTGCTCGACCAGTTCTATGCCCATGTCGGCAAGGTCCCCTCGCTCGCCAAGATGTTCTCCAGCCAGGCCGCCATGCGCCACGCCCACAAGGCCCAGCTCGACCATTGGATGTCGCTGGCATCGGCCAAGTTCGACGCTGACTACGTGAAATCGGTGACCCGCATCGGCCAGGCCCACAACCGGATGGGGCTGGAGCCGCGCTGGTACATCGCCGGCTATTCGCTGATCGTCACCGGCTTGCAGAAGGCGATCGAGACCGAGCTGTCCGACGGCTGGTTCGCTGGCCAGGCCGCGCGCGAGAAGAAGGCGGCGCTGCAGGCGGCGATCACCAAGGCCGCGATGATCGACATGGACCTCGCGATCTCGGTCTATCTCGACGCCGCCAAGACCGAGCAGCACACCGCCATGCAGCGCATGGCCGACGAGTTCGAATCCACCGTGGGCCAGATCATCAACAAGGTCCATGCCGACGCGCGCACGCTCGAGGTTTCGGCCAATACGCTGAGCAAGACTGCCGAGCAGACCCAGCAGCTGTCGACCAGCGCCGCCGCGGCCTCCGGACAAGTCTCGGCCACGGTGCAGTCGGTCGCATCGGCCGCGGGTGAGATGACATCGTCGGTCCACGAGATCGGCCGCCGCGTGACGGAATCGACCAGCATCGCCAAGGAAGCGGTCCGCCAGATCGAGCAGACCGATGTCGGGATCAGCGAGCTGTCGCGCACCGCCGAGCGCATCGGCGATGTCTTGAAGCTGATCACCTCGATCGCGGCCCAGACCAACCTGCTCGCGCTGAATGCCACCATCGAGGCGGCCCGCGCCGGCGATGCCGGCCGCGGTTTTGCGGTGGTCGCCTCGGAGGTCAAGGCGCTGGCGTCGCAGACCGCCAAGGCGACCGAGGAGATCGGCCAGCAGATCGAGGGCATCCAGAACGCGACGCAGTCGTCGGTAGCCTCGATCAAGCAGATCGGCGGCACCATCCAGCAGATTTCGGAAATCGCCGCCGGCATCGCCGCGGCCGTCGAGCAGCAGGGCGCCGCCACGGGACAGATCTCGCGCAACGTCCAGGAGGTCGCCGGCGGCACAGCGCGCGTCGCCGGCAACATCGGTGACGTCAGCAAGGGCGCTGACGCCACCGGATCCGCGTCCTCCCAAGTCCTCACGTCAGCACACTCGCTGTCGCGCGAGAGCGATCGGCTGAAGGACGAGCTGGAGAAATTCCTGCGGAAGGTCCGCGCCGCCTGA
- a CDS encoding sensor histidine kinase encodes MNLEDLYRLLRSSHVQAQGIVDTIDEPLLVLDERGVVLEANRAFFATFLVERDDTIGTPLSNLGNGQWNIPELKRLMADIVPKSAAVIDYEVTHEFPVIGRRTFLLTARRLIKPDNNSTHLLLVFSDVTASKAKERENSLLFSELRHRLINLLGVVQAIANQTETKGVTAEDYKSAFLARFQALAKAQALMAGGSGSIDLATLLSHILSSWKAGQLMLSGGPAVTVPDKQVVPLAMIVSELATNALKYGALGQDGGTVELSWQITSAAPEQRSLHLVWQEACTTPVSPPDRAGTGTLIIEEITKFSLQGKVELNFDNGALRADLVFPLTESR; translated from the coding sequence ATGAACCTCGAAGATCTGTATCGGCTTCTCCGCAGCAGCCATGTTCAGGCGCAGGGGATCGTGGACACGATCGATGAGCCGCTGCTGGTTCTCGACGAGAGGGGCGTCGTGCTCGAAGCCAACCGCGCCTTCTTCGCCACCTTCCTCGTCGAGCGCGACGACACGATCGGGACGCCGCTGTCCAATCTCGGCAATGGCCAGTGGAACATCCCTGAGCTCAAGCGTCTCATGGCCGACATTGTCCCGAAATCCGCTGCGGTGATCGACTACGAGGTGACGCACGAGTTTCCGGTCATCGGCCGTCGCACCTTCCTGCTGACGGCCCGGCGCCTGATCAAGCCGGACAACAACAGCACGCATCTGTTGCTGGTGTTCTCCGACGTGACCGCGAGCAAGGCCAAAGAGCGTGAAAACTCCCTGCTGTTCTCAGAGCTCCGCCACCGCCTGATCAATCTGCTCGGTGTCGTCCAGGCGATCGCCAACCAGACCGAGACGAAGGGCGTGACGGCGGAGGACTACAAGAGCGCCTTCCTGGCGCGCTTCCAGGCGCTGGCCAAGGCCCAGGCGCTGATGGCCGGCGGAAGCGGATCCATCGACCTCGCCACGCTCCTGTCTCACATCCTGTCGTCCTGGAAAGCCGGACAGCTGATGTTGTCGGGAGGGCCCGCGGTGACCGTCCCGGACAAGCAGGTCGTCCCGCTGGCGATGATCGTCAGCGAGCTCGCCACCAATGCGTTGAAATACGGAGCGCTCGGCCAGGACGGCGGCACGGTCGAGCTGAGCTGGCAGATCACCTCCGCTGCGCCGGAGCAGCGTTCGCTTCACCTCGTCTGGCAGGAAGCCTGCACGACCCCGGTCTCACCGCCCGATCGCGCAGGCACGGGAACGCTGATCATCGAGGAGATCACGAAATTCAGCCTGCAAGGAAAGGTGGAACTTAACTTCGACAATGGCGCTTTACGAGCAGACCTCGTTTTTCCACTGACCGAGTCGCGATGA
- a CDS encoding response regulator — protein MNGNGDQAFVAMARARLVLVVEDEYFIAMDLQAVLADAGYDVLGPASTATDALKLLDDNSPSAAVLDVNLGDHRVTPVAHALAVRRIPFVLASAYSDLDLANEPLLAKAPNVGKPTAPGPLLDAVGRMLSAVPVADER, from the coding sequence ATGAACGGAAACGGCGATCAAGCCTTCGTTGCAATGGCTCGAGCTCGGCTCGTGCTCGTGGTCGAGGACGAATATTTCATCGCCATGGACCTCCAGGCCGTGTTGGCCGACGCGGGCTACGATGTGCTGGGCCCCGCCAGCACAGCGACGGACGCGCTGAAACTGCTGGACGACAACAGCCCGTCCGCCGCGGTTCTCGATGTCAATTTGGGAGATCATCGCGTGACTCCCGTCGCTCACGCGCTCGCCGTGAGGCGCATCCCCTTCGTGCTGGCCAGCGCCTACTCCGATCTGGACCTCGCCAACGAGCCTCTGCTCGCCAAAGCGCCGAACGTGGGGAAGCCGACCGCGCCCGGCCCGCTTCTCGATGCAGTCGGGCGCATGCTCAGCGCAGTGCCAGTCGCGGATGAGCGCTAA
- a CDS encoding DUF1127 domain-containing protein, translated as MPPQTHLTAEIAHNAATRDRHLTLVKNAAHLVPAAPRPGASANGLRDALSEKNAAGPPGLATSWLFRLIARSWHAFQDSGRRRRMRLHLRDLSEAQLIDIGLSQGDLDHLAAHRTLERLRYDMANVMMSHGVM; from the coding sequence ATGCCACCTCAGACCCACCTCACAGCCGAGATCGCGCACAATGCCGCCACGCGCGATCGTCACCTCACATTGGTAAAGAACGCGGCGCATCTGGTGCCAGCGGCGCCGCGCCCAGGCGCATCCGCCAATGGGCTGCGCGATGCGCTGTCGGAAAAGAATGCGGCCGGGCCGCCGGGCTTGGCGACGTCGTGGCTGTTCAGACTGATTGCACGCTCCTGGCACGCCTTTCAGGACAGCGGTCGGCGCAGGAGAATGCGACTCCATCTGCGTGACTTGAGCGAGGCGCAGCTGATCGACATCGGCCTGTCGCAAGGCGACCTCGATCATCTCGCAGCCCACCGCACCCTCGAGCGCCTCAGATACGACATGGCGAATGTCATGATGTCGCACGGCGTGATGTAG
- a CDS encoding DUF1127 domain-containing protein, giving the protein MPPHQTHSTIDAGHVSGLNVDLSIASATGAISSVQPSTQSDASIAALREVLSEKDAAGPPATPTWLIIRLIGRCWRAIQARQRREYVRASLSELSERELTDIGITRAEIEHIAALQTLESLRHDPRYVGLVSRRGV; this is encoded by the coding sequence ATGCCACCCCACCAGACTCATTCGACGATCGACGCCGGGCATGTGTCAGGGCTCAACGTTGATCTCTCGATCGCGTCAGCCACCGGCGCGATCAGCAGCGTGCAGCCATCGACGCAATCCGATGCGTCGATCGCTGCGTTGCGCGAGGTGTTGTCGGAAAAGGACGCGGCCGGTCCGCCGGCCACGCCGACTTGGCTGATCATCCGCCTGATCGGCCGGTGCTGGCGCGCCATCCAAGCGCGGCAACGCCGGGAGTACGTGCGGGCAAGCCTGTCCGAGCTGAGCGAACGCGAGCTCACCGATATCGGCATCACCCGTGCCGAGATCGAGCACATCGCCGCGCTGCAGACGCTCGAGAGCTTGAGGCACGACCCGCGATATGTCGGGCTCGTTTCGCGGAGGGGAGTGTAG
- a CDS encoding PleD family two-component system response regulator: MSARILVVDDVPANVKLLEARLSAEYFDVLTASNGAEALQICQRAECDIILLDVMMPDMDGFEVCRRLKSNPATHFIPVVMVTALDSPADRVRGLEAGADDFLTKPVSDVVLIARVRSLTRLKMMTDELRMRALTSLEIGVQAPERNAVADSGRGGKVLLVDDRPSSYERLGPMLAIDHTVDVETHPSEAVFNAADGNYDLVIVSLDLNDFDGLRLCSQLRSLERTRHVPILAIAEAENNSRLLRGLEIGVNDYLLRPVDKNELLARARTQIRKRRYTDHLRDNVQNSIEMAITDALTGLHNRRYMETHLATLADQAASRGKPLALMMLDIDYFKSINDSYGHDAGDDVLREFAMRVRKSIRGIDLACRYGGEEFVIVMPETDLHVAGMVAERLRRSVANEPFAVHKGEKRIDVTVSIGISTLEQKGEPIADVMKRADVALYRAKNEGRNRAVAIAPVHQAPPFLPQAAGRGR, encoded by the coding sequence GTGTCCGCGCGCATCCTTGTGGTCGACGACGTCCCCGCCAACGTCAAGCTGTTGGAGGCGCGGCTGTCGGCTGAGTATTTCGACGTGCTGACCGCCTCGAACGGGGCCGAGGCGCTGCAGATCTGCCAGCGCGCCGAATGCGACATCATCCTGCTCGACGTCATGATGCCGGACATGGACGGCTTCGAGGTGTGCCGCCGGCTGAAGTCCAACCCCGCCACGCATTTCATTCCCGTCGTCATGGTGACGGCGCTCGACAGTCCCGCCGACCGCGTGCGTGGCCTTGAGGCGGGCGCCGATGATTTCCTGACCAAGCCGGTCTCCGACGTCGTGCTGATCGCGCGCGTGCGCTCGCTGACGCGGCTGAAGATGATGACCGACGAGCTGCGCATGCGTGCGCTGACCTCGTTGGAAATCGGCGTGCAGGCGCCCGAGCGCAATGCGGTGGCCGACAGCGGCCGGGGCGGCAAGGTGCTGCTGGTCGACGACCGGCCGTCGTCCTATGAGCGGCTCGGACCGATGCTCGCGATCGACCACACGGTCGACGTTGAGACCCATCCGTCGGAGGCGGTGTTCAACGCCGCCGACGGCAATTACGACCTCGTCATCGTCTCGCTCGACCTCAATGATTTCGATGGTCTCAGGCTGTGCAGCCAGCTGCGCTCCCTGGAGCGCACCCGGCACGTGCCGATCCTGGCGATCGCGGAGGCCGAGAACAATTCGCGGCTGCTGCGTGGGCTGGAGATCGGCGTCAACGACTATCTGTTGCGCCCGGTCGACAAGAACGAGCTGTTGGCGCGCGCCCGCACCCAGATCCGCAAGCGGCGCTATACCGATCATCTGCGCGACAACGTGCAGAACTCGATCGAGATGGCGATCACCGATGCGCTGACCGGCCTGCACAACCGCCGCTACATGGAGACGCATCTGGCGACCCTCGCCGACCAGGCCGCGAGCCGCGGCAAGCCGCTGGCGCTGATGATGCTCGACATTGATTACTTCAAGTCGATCAACGACAGTTACGGCCACGATGCCGGCGACGACGTGCTGCGCGAGTTCGCGATGCGGGTGCGCAAGTCGATCCGCGGCATCGATCTCGCCTGCCGCTACGGCGGCGAGGAGTTCGTGATCGTGATGCCCGAGACCGACCTGCACGTCGCCGGCATGGTCGCCGAGCGTCTGCGCCGCTCGGTCGCCAACGAGCCGTTCGCCGTGCACAAGGGCGAGAAGCGCATCGATGTCACGGTCTCGATCGGCATCTCCACTTTGGAGCAGAAGGGCGAGCCGATCGCCGACGTCATGAAGCGCGCCGACGTCGCGCTGTACCGCGCCAAGAACGAAGGCCGCAACCGCGCGGTCGCGATCGCACCTGTGCATCAGGCGCCGCCCTTCCTGCCGCAGGCCGCGGGCAGGGGCCGATAG
- a CDS encoding response regulator, protein MGKTVLIVEDNELNMKLFRDLLEAHGYQTSGTSSGVEALDIVRKTRPDLILMDIQLPQVSGLEVTKWIKDDPDLRAIPVVAVTAFAMKGDEERIREGGCEAYLSKPISVGKFIETVRRFIG, encoded by the coding sequence ATGGGCAAGACCGTCCTGATCGTGGAAGACAATGAGCTCAACATGAAGCTCTTCCGCGATCTGTTGGAAGCCCATGGGTACCAGACGTCCGGCACGTCCAGCGGCGTGGAGGCGCTCGACATCGTTCGCAAGACGCGGCCCGACCTGATCCTGATGGACATTCAGCTGCCGCAGGTCTCGGGGCTGGAAGTGACGAAATGGATCAAGGACGATCCGGATCTGCGCGCGATCCCGGTGGTCGCGGTGACGGCTTTTGCCATGAAGGGCGACGAGGAGCGCATCCGCGAGGGTGGCTGCGAAGCCTATCTTTCTAAGCCGATTTCGGTCGGAAAATTCATAGAAACCGTGCGACGTTTTATCGGCTGA
- a CDS encoding DUF3572 domain-containing protein yields MKKRSQNPREVAEIVAVQALSFLAGEPERIGRFLAETGIGPETLRSSAADPNFLVSVLDFVLRDEETVKAFAAHSKLHPTNIMAARQVLGDRQWERDVP; encoded by the coding sequence TTGAAAAAGCGTTCTCAAAATCCGCGCGAAGTGGCTGAAATCGTTGCTGTTCAGGCCCTTTCTTTCCTGGCCGGGGAACCCGAGCGCATCGGCCGTTTCCTGGCCGAGACCGGGATCGGGCCGGAGACGCTGCGATCCTCGGCGGCCGACCCCAATTTCCTGGTCAGCGTGCTCGATTTCGTGCTGCGCGACGAGGAAACGGTAAAGGCTTTTGCCGCCCACTCCAAGTTACATCCGACCAATATCATGGCCGCGCGGCAGGTATTGGGCGACCGCCAATGGGAGCGCGACGTGCCGTGA
- a CDS encoding DNA polymerase IV, with protein sequence MGARRAVTTLAPEGASRGAGGPTGFCRDCLADLAPAVRRCSACGSPRLVRHRTLSALTLAHIDCDAFYATVEKRDNPEVADRPVIIGGGKRGVVSAACYIARTYGVRSAMPMFKAMELCPSAVVIRPDMAKYVRVGREVRQAMQALTPLVEPLSIDEAFLDLAGTERVHGMIPAKVLARFARDVERDIGITVSVGLSCNKFLAKIASDLDKPRGFAALDQDEAVTLLADKPVGFIFGVGPATQQKLASHGFRLIADLQRADEIELMKQFGGDGRRLWRLARGIDDRKVVVDRGAKTISSETTFDTDIRDYATLEKLLWRLSEKVSARLKASQLAGSTITLKLKTSDFRQRTRSQSIAAPTQLAGKIFAICKEMLARETDGTAFRLMGAGVSALRPGSESSDTDMLDRRSASAERAMDLLRKKFGQAAVIRGIAYDGPEQIE encoded by the coding sequence ATGGGAGCGCGACGTGCCGTGACCACGCTGGCGCCAGAGGGTGCATCGCGCGGCGCAGGCGGGCCGACCGGCTTCTGCCGCGACTGTCTGGCGGACTTGGCCCCTGCCGTGCGGCGCTGCTCCGCCTGCGGCTCGCCGCGCCTGGTCCGCCACCGCACCCTCTCGGCGCTGACGCTCGCCCATATCGACTGCGACGCCTTCTATGCGACGGTCGAGAAGCGCGACAATCCCGAGGTTGCCGACCGTCCGGTCATCATCGGCGGCGGCAAGCGCGGCGTGGTCTCGGCCGCCTGCTACATCGCCCGCACCTATGGGGTGCGCTCGGCGATGCCGATGTTCAAGGCGATGGAGCTGTGCCCTTCCGCGGTGGTGATTCGCCCTGATATGGCGAAATACGTCCGGGTCGGTCGCGAGGTCCGCCAGGCGATGCAGGCGCTGACACCGCTGGTCGAGCCGCTGTCGATCGACGAGGCGTTCCTGGACCTCGCCGGCACCGAGCGGGTCCACGGCATGATCCCCGCGAAAGTGCTGGCGCGCTTCGCCCGCGATGTCGAGCGCGACATCGGCATCACCGTCTCGGTCGGGCTGTCCTGCAACAAATTCCTCGCCAAGATCGCCTCCGATCTCGACAAGCCCCGCGGCTTCGCCGCGCTCGACCAGGACGAGGCCGTGACGTTGCTGGCCGACAAGCCGGTCGGCTTCATCTTTGGCGTCGGCCCCGCCACCCAGCAGAAGCTGGCAAGCCACGGATTTCGTCTGATCGCCGATTTGCAGCGCGCCGACGAGATCGAGCTGATGAAGCAGTTCGGCGGCGATGGTCGCCGGCTGTGGCGGCTGGCGCGCGGCATCGACGATCGCAAGGTGGTGGTCGACCGCGGCGCCAAGACGATCTCGAGCGAGACCACCTTCGACACCGATATCCGAGACTATGCGACCTTGGAAAAGCTGCTGTGGCGGCTGTCGGAGAAAGTCTCGGCGCGGCTGAAGGCGAGCCAGCTTGCCGGCTCGACCATCACGCTCAAGCTGAAGACATCAGATTTCCGCCAGCGCACCCGCTCGCAGTCGATCGCGGCCCCTACTCAGCTGGCCGGCAAGATCTTCGCGATCTGCAAGGAGATGCTGGCGCGCGAGACCGACGGCACCGCGTTCCGCCTGATGGGCGCCGGCGTCAGCGCGCTGCGTCCGGGCTCGGAGTCGTCAGACACCGACATGCTCGACCGCCGCTCGGCTTCGGCCGAGCGCGCGATGGATTTGCTGCGCAAGAAGTTCGGCCAGGCCGCGGTCATCCGCGGCATCGCCTATGACGGGCCGGAGCAGATCGAATGA